GATTCGCCCCTTCGCGCCATTTTGCTGTATCTGCTCGCCTCACGAAAGCCCCGCATGCGGGGTTGCCCCCGCAGGACACGTTCGCCATGGCCGAGATCCCCACCGACGCAGCCCCGTTCGACGACATCCGCCGCCTGATCGCCACCATGCCGGGGCCGGACGAGTCCGCCGCCGCCGAGGTCTCGGCCCGGGACTCGGTGCTGACCAAGCCCGCCGGCAGCCTCGGGCGGCTCGAATTCCTCGCCGCCTGGATGGCGGCCTGGCAGGGCAAGGCGCCGCCGACCCTCGACCGGCCGCTGGTCTGCGTCTTCGCCGGCAGCCACGGCGTGGCGGCGAAGGGCGTCTCGGCCTATCCCTCGGCGGTCAACCGCCAGATGCTCGACAATTTCGCCGCCGGGGGGGCGGCGATCAACCAGATCTGCGCCGCCTACGGCCTCGGCTTCAAGGTGTTCGACCTCGCCCTTGACATGCCGACCGGCGACATCACGACCGAGCCGGCGATGACCCAGAAGGCCTGCGTCGCCACCATGGCGTTCGGCATGGAGGCGGTGGCGGCGGGCACCGACGGGCTCGCGGTCGGCGAGATGGGCATCGGCAACACCACGGTGGCGGCGGCGATCTACGCCGCGCTCTACGGCGGCGAGCCGGGACGGTGGGTCGGCCGCGGCACCGGCGTCGACGAGGCCGGCTACGCCCGCAAGGTCGCGGCGGTGGAGGCGGCGCTCGCCCGCCACCAGGGCCACCTCGACGATCCGCTGGCGGTGATGGCGCGCCTCGGGGGGCGCGAGATCGCCGCGATGGCGGGCGCGATCCTGGCGGCGCGGCTGCAGCGGGTGCCGGTGGTGATCGACGGCTACGTCTCGACCGCGGCGGCGGCGCTCCTCCACGCCGTCGATCCGCGCGCCCTCGACCACTGCCTCGCCGGCCACGTCTCGGCGGAGGGCGACCACGCCGCGGTGCTGGAGCGCCTCGGCCTGCGCCCGCTCCTCGACCTCGGCCTGCGCCTCGGCGAGGGCAGCGGCGCGGCACTCGCGCTCGGCATCGTCAAGGCGGCGGTGGCCTGCCACCGCGAGATGGCGACCTTCGATCAGGCGGGGGTGTCGGGGCCGGTGGCC
The sequence above is drawn from the Methylobacterium terrae genome and encodes:
- the cobT gene encoding nicotinate-nucleotide--dimethylbenzimidazole phosphoribosyltransferase, encoding MAEIPTDAAPFDDIRRLIATMPGPDESAAAEVSARDSVLTKPAGSLGRLEFLAAWMAAWQGKAPPTLDRPLVCVFAGSHGVAAKGVSAYPSAVNRQMLDNFAAGGAAINQICAAYGLGFKVFDLALDMPTGDITTEPAMTQKACVATMAFGMEAVAAGTDGLAVGEMGIGNTTVAAAIYAALYGGEPGRWVGRGTGVDEAGYARKVAAVEAALARHQGHLDDPLAVMARLGGREIAAMAGAILAARLQRVPVVIDGYVSTAAAALLHAVDPRALDHCLAGHVSAEGDHAAVLERLGLRPLLDLGLRLGEGSGAALALGIVKAAVACHREMATFDQAGVSGPVA